One Rossellomorea aquimaris DNA window includes the following coding sequences:
- the sspO gene encoding small acid-soluble spore protein O, with amino-acid sequence MAKRKANHVINGMNAAKAQGKGAGYNEEYSNEPLTEAQRQFNKKRKTNQ; translated from the coding sequence ATGGCTAAACGTAAAGCAAACCATGTAATTAACGGGATGAATGCAGCAAAGGCACAAGGAAAAGGTGCCGGTTACAATGAAGAATATTCAAATGAACCATTAACTGAAGCTCAACGTCAGTTTAATAAAAAACGCAAAACCAATCAGTAA
- a CDS encoding HesB/YadR/YfhF family protein — protein MKIHISKEALTWFKNEILVEEGDQVRFYVRYGGSSPLHDSFSLGVNKDEPVDLGERIEIENREFFIEERDLWFFDGHDLYVEFDDKLQEPSYEYKK, from the coding sequence ATGAAGATACATATTTCAAAAGAAGCTCTAACGTGGTTTAAGAACGAAATACTTGTAGAGGAAGGCGATCAAGTTCGTTTTTATGTACGCTATGGAGGTTCCAGTCCTCTGCATGATAGTTTTTCATTAGGAGTGAACAAAGACGAACCGGTTGATCTCGGCGAACGTATTGAAATCGAGAACAGGGAATTTTTTATTGAAGAGAGAGATTTATGGTTTTTTGATGGTCATGATTTATACGTCGAGTTTGACGATAAGCTTCAAGAACCTTCATATGAGTACAAGAAGTAA
- a CDS encoding AAA domain-containing protein produces the protein MKTTEMIDEWQTALDMEILQLKKRETSGVLIEEGRCIRKEENAYIYWFTLSYPASLPEGGGVVYKRKQSRITGVVISSDDRECVIELDQFIGDTISYGQILHEPWEILEKLIERLDEAKERHGKTQRIQHVMNPMKESRHPKTTFKNPLHEAYVRSKYNPVTYLWGPPGTGKTYTLARVAAYHYSEGKKVLLLSHSNAAVDVLIEEMHYFLSSHDRWKAREVIRYGTNRKAYSEDVKDLSVIQLLEQLDPSLSEEKGKVETYRRRLKNKLAKTYSSYDSERLSQLEVHYQKIKEKFKRREGELVTDARVIGTTLSKAAIDAILYEEEFDLVIVDEASMAYIPQVAFAASLGKKIIICGDFKQLPPISTSFHPMVTKWLKEDIFHSAQVAHAVDRGKDHPQLLLLPEQRRMHPSISAFTNQYIYHSKVGDHHSVRQMRAEITNKKPFPSLGAVLLSLKEGTEWAETQKGSRWNVLSSLVTINLILEAIEDGIQSIGIVTPYRVQAKWYNLLLDELVKTRHPQTNLYAATVHGFQGSENDMILFDLVDGASHGKPGALLTRKGSDRLLNVAITRARGKFVLIGNDQFIQEKTHSSQPIHQFIRHLQQKGDKGTSSTLTPSSTKKMKWTDVSDLNRLVKDFKAAKQKIVVNVGLVREIPQEILRVLHTVSSEKNVIIQCKDGSASQPGNSIKIEKATTGIPFIALDEKVIWFNSFSKERNRFPYHVRILSKRITGQFLKMIEEK, from the coding sequence ATGAAAACGACAGAAATGATAGATGAGTGGCAAACCGCTCTGGATATGGAAATTCTCCAACTAAAAAAACGGGAAACATCTGGAGTTTTGATAGAAGAAGGCCGATGTATCCGAAAAGAAGAAAATGCCTATATTTATTGGTTCACCCTCAGTTATCCTGCGTCTTTACCAGAGGGAGGAGGCGTAGTTTATAAGAGAAAGCAATCAAGGATCACAGGGGTGGTGATTAGTTCAGACGACCGGGAGTGCGTGATTGAGCTCGATCAGTTCATAGGAGATACCATTTCTTATGGTCAAATATTGCATGAACCATGGGAAATATTAGAGAAGTTAATAGAAAGATTAGACGAAGCAAAAGAGCGCCACGGAAAAACTCAGCGTATTCAGCATGTGATGAATCCAATGAAAGAATCAAGGCATCCGAAGACTACGTTTAAAAACCCTTTACATGAAGCATATGTGCGAAGTAAGTATAATCCTGTAACGTATCTATGGGGACCACCTGGAACAGGAAAAACCTATACGCTTGCCAGAGTTGCCGCTTATCATTATTCAGAAGGAAAAAAAGTGCTGCTCCTTTCCCATAGTAATGCTGCAGTCGATGTCTTAATAGAAGAAATGCATTACTTTCTCAGCAGCCACGATCGGTGGAAAGCAAGGGAAGTCATCCGCTATGGTACCAACCGGAAAGCGTATAGTGAAGATGTCAAAGACTTAAGCGTGATCCAATTATTAGAACAGCTTGACCCCAGCCTTTCAGAGGAAAAAGGAAAGGTCGAAACCTACCGGAGAAGGTTAAAAAATAAACTGGCTAAAACGTACTCAAGTTATGATTCAGAACGGTTGTCTCAACTGGAGGTTCATTATCAAAAAATCAAAGAAAAGTTTAAACGAAGAGAAGGTGAACTTGTCACAGACGCAAGGGTCATCGGTACGACTCTATCTAAAGCTGCGATTGATGCCATTCTTTATGAAGAAGAGTTTGACCTTGTTATTGTGGATGAGGCGAGTATGGCGTATATACCTCAGGTAGCATTTGCTGCTTCCCTTGGAAAAAAGATCATTATTTGTGGAGATTTCAAACAGCTTCCGCCTATTTCTACGTCCTTTCATCCGATGGTAACCAAGTGGCTGAAGGAAGACATCTTTCATTCGGCTCAGGTAGCACATGCCGTGGACAGGGGTAAGGACCACCCTCAGTTATTATTGCTTCCAGAACAGCGGCGAATGCATCCAAGTATTTCGGCATTTACCAATCAGTATATCTACCATTCGAAGGTAGGCGATCACCATTCGGTACGACAGATGAGAGCGGAGATTACGAATAAGAAGCCTTTCCCTTCTCTTGGAGCGGTATTACTTTCACTCAAAGAAGGTACGGAATGGGCAGAGACACAAAAAGGCTCCCGTTGGAATGTCCTATCCAGCTTAGTGACGATCAACCTTATTCTGGAAGCAATCGAGGATGGTATTCAATCTATTGGGATCGTGACCCCCTACCGTGTGCAAGCGAAATGGTATAACCTTTTACTGGACGAATTGGTAAAGACCAGACATCCTCAAACGAATTTATATGCCGCTACGGTTCATGGCTTTCAAGGCTCGGAAAATGACATGATCCTATTTGACCTCGTTGATGGAGCTTCCCATGGGAAACCGGGGGCACTACTTACTCGGAAAGGAAGCGATAGGCTACTGAATGTAGCGATTACGCGGGCGAGGGGAAAGTTCGTTCTTATTGGGAACGATCAATTTATTCAGGAGAAGACCCATTCTTCCCAACCCATACATCAATTCATACGTCATCTTCAACAGAAAGGGGACAAGGGAACAAGTTCCACACTCACCCCTTCCTCGACCAAGAAAATGAAGTGGACTGATGTGAGTGATCTAAACAGACTGGTGAAAGATTTTAAGGCAGCTAAACAAAAAATCGTAGTGAACGTTGGACTTGTGAGAGAGATTCCCCAAGAGATATTGAGGGTATTACACACAGTATCCAGTGAGAAAAACGTCATCATCCAATGTAAAGACGGCAGTGCTTCGCAACCGGGAAACAGCATCAAAATAGAAAAAGCAACAACGGGTATTCCATTCATCGCGTTAGATGAAAAAGTCATCTGGTTCAATTCTTTTTCAAAAGAGAGAAACCGATTTCCTTATCATGTAAGGATTTTATCAAAAAGAATTACGGGCCAATTCCTCAAAATGATTGAAGAAAAATAA
- a CDS encoding TlpA disulfide reductase family protein: MKSIFGILLVALLVFTFYMENKSEPTSFSESTFGQTEEYDQLIDIEEGEVSETTPVENYPGPNVGDKAIDFKLDTLSGESVTLSELKGKKVVLNFWATWCPPCKEEMPIMQEFYTKYGKDVEILAINIDPQYNLKEYQKAMGLTFPILLDKDDKINNAYDILTVPTTYIINEQGIITHKQIGAITSLESFTALIK; this comes from the coding sequence TTGAAATCTATCTTTGGCATTTTGCTTGTTGCTTTATTGGTCTTCACGTTCTACATGGAGAATAAGTCTGAGCCCACTTCCTTTTCTGAAAGCACATTCGGGCAAACTGAGGAGTATGATCAATTAATCGATATAGAAGAAGGAGAGGTGTCTGAAACTACTCCTGTAGAGAACTATCCTGGACCGAATGTCGGGGACAAGGCCATCGACTTCAAATTGGATACTTTATCCGGGGAATCCGTCACTTTATCTGAATTGAAGGGAAAGAAAGTGGTTCTCAATTTCTGGGCTACCTGGTGTCCACCCTGTAAAGAAGAAATGCCGATAATGCAGGAGTTCTACACGAAATATGGTAAAGACGTTGAAATACTGGCAATCAATATCGATCCCCAATACAACTTAAAAGAATACCAAAAAGCAATGGGACTCACATTCCCGATCCTATTAGACAAAGACGACAAAATCAACAACGCATACGACATCCTAACAGTCCCAACCACCTATATCATCAACGAACAAGGAATCATCACCCACAAACAAATCGGCGCCATCACCAGCCTGGAATCCTTCACCGCGCTAATCAAGTGA
- the selD gene encoding selenide, water dikinase SelD has product MSREEIIRLTELSTKAGUGCKLGPSDLTQVLRQLPPQPFTEALLVGSESSDDGGIYQLTDDLAMVQTVDYFTPIVDDPYQFGQIAAANALSDIYAMGGTPKTVLNIVGFPIKRLGSEILTQILSGAQNKVIEAGAVTVGGHSIDDQEPKFGLSVTGIVHPKKYWTNNGAKEGDVMVLTKPLGVGILTTGIKRKMVSAEQEKDVIEVMSTLNKSAAEVLAEFHPHAVTDVTGFGLMGHAFEMAKGSDVSIEFSYSSIPLLEGTKELAVKGVIPGGSKANHQWLEEKVHYDPSITMEDQWIVCDAITSGGLLVSLPEDEAEKYIEVLGLHSISARIIGRVLTKQKWSILVEK; this is encoded by the coding sequence ATGAGCAGGGAAGAAATTATCCGTTTAACAGAACTTTCTACAAAAGCTGGCTGAGGCTGCAAACTTGGTCCTAGTGACTTGACGCAAGTGTTGCGTCAACTACCCCCTCAACCATTTACTGAAGCATTGTTAGTGGGAAGCGAATCATCTGACGATGGTGGTATTTATCAACTGACAGATGATCTGGCTATGGTTCAAACCGTAGATTATTTTACCCCGATTGTTGATGATCCCTACCAATTTGGTCAAATAGCGGCGGCTAACGCACTAAGTGACATCTACGCAATGGGTGGAACACCGAAAACGGTTTTAAACATTGTAGGGTTTCCAATAAAAAGGCTCGGAAGTGAAATACTTACTCAAATTCTGTCCGGTGCACAAAATAAAGTAATCGAAGCTGGTGCTGTGACGGTCGGCGGCCATTCCATTGACGATCAAGAGCCGAAATTTGGTTTGAGTGTTACTGGAATCGTTCATCCAAAAAAATATTGGACGAACAACGGTGCCAAAGAAGGAGACGTTATGGTTCTTACAAAACCACTGGGTGTAGGAATACTAACGACAGGTATTAAGCGTAAGATGGTGTCGGCAGAACAAGAAAAAGATGTGATCGAAGTCATGAGCACGTTAAATAAATCTGCAGCTGAAGTTTTAGCTGAGTTTCATCCGCATGCAGTCACAGATGTAACAGGCTTTGGCTTAATGGGTCACGCCTTTGAAATGGCAAAAGGCAGTGATGTGTCCATAGAGTTCTCATACTCTTCCATTCCCCTATTAGAAGGGACGAAGGAATTAGCAGTTAAAGGAGTCATTCCTGGTGGGTCGAAAGCGAACCATCAGTGGCTTGAAGAAAAAGTCCACTATGATCCGAGTATCACCATGGAAGATCAATGGATTGTATGTGACGCGATTACTTCAGGAGGATTATTAGTAAGTTTGCCTGAGGATGAAGCGGAAAAGTATATAGAGGTGTTAGGACTTCACTCGATATCAGCTAGAATAATTGGTCGGGTGCTGACGAAGCAGAAATGGAGTATACTGGTTGAAAAATAA
- a CDS encoding Hsp20/alpha crystallin family protein: protein MGKEREDFYLENWEENMKDWLLDPATVQLDEQEFRVDFLDTTEAFIVEIETENIHPEELIIKKSDTQLVVSILMKDEIKVRNRTIRFPFCLKQRAITYSIEHHTIEINVPKKECPTPTSFVIRVQGLSNK, encoded by the coding sequence ATGGGCAAGGAAAGGGAGGATTTCTATTTAGAGAACTGGGAGGAAAATATGAAGGATTGGCTATTGGATCCTGCTACTGTTCAATTGGATGAACAAGAATTCAGAGTCGACTTTCTCGATACAACGGAAGCGTTCATCGTAGAAATTGAAACAGAAAATATTCATCCTGAGGAATTAATCATTAAGAAAAGTGACACTCAATTGGTAGTATCAATACTGATGAAGGACGAAATCAAGGTGAGAAATCGAACCATTCGTTTTCCCTTTTGTTTAAAGCAACGGGCAATCACCTATTCAATCGAACATCATACAATCGAAATCAATGTCCCTAAAAAGGAATGTCCCACACCCACTTCCTTCGTTATCCGAGTCCAGGGGTTATCTAATAAGTAA
- a CDS encoding small acid-soluble spore protein P → MNKNDSKAMRKNAPKQSGQPEPLSGSHKVKNRNHTRQKQHSHHDM, encoded by the coding sequence ATGAACAAAAATGATAGCAAAGCTATGCGTAAAAATGCTCCGAAGCAGTCTGGACAACCGGAGCCTTTAAGTGGCTCACATAAAGTGAAGAATCGTAATCACACTCGACAAAAACAACATAGCCATCACGATATGTAA
- a CDS encoding acid-soluble spore protein N, which yields MSNSKGSPNHFAPNHIGTQSRAAGGNKGKQMQDKSGKHAQVIQTKGE from the coding sequence ATGAGTAATTCAAAGGGAAGTCCGAATCATTTTGCACCAAATCATATTGGTACTCAATCTAGAGCAGCAGGCGGAAACAAGGGAAAACAAATGCAAGATAAGTCAGGTAAGCATGCGCAGGTCATCCAAACAAAGGGTGAATAA
- a CDS encoding FbpB family small basic protein, with the protein MRRPRKKSFADLVKENKKQLLLDQDAIDAIEERIDARLEIKRPIGKAE; encoded by the coding sequence TTGCGCAGACCGAGAAAAAAATCATTTGCAGATCTTGTGAAAGAAAACAAAAAGCAGCTTCTTCTAGATCAGGATGCCATTGATGCCATTGAAGAACGAATCGATGCCAGACTGGAAATAAAGCGCCCTATAGGCAAAGCCGAGTAA
- a CDS encoding thioesterase family protein, with the protein MHIAEKTIEVRYAETDQMGVVYHANYLVWMELGRTQLIEDLGFKYADIEKEGILSPVIDLNVSYKSPVRYGEKAFIKTWVEEYDGLRITYAYEIYNGQNQLAITGQSKHVCVKQENFRPISIRKLFPHWHEAYEKAKK; encoded by the coding sequence ATGCATATTGCTGAAAAAACCATAGAGGTACGCTACGCAGAAACCGATCAAATGGGTGTTGTGTATCATGCGAATTATCTTGTATGGATGGAATTAGGAAGAACGCAGCTTATTGAAGATCTCGGCTTTAAGTACGCTGATATTGAAAAAGAGGGGATTCTTTCTCCAGTTATCGATCTTAATGTAAGCTATAAATCACCGGTTCGTTACGGGGAAAAGGCGTTTATTAAAACGTGGGTTGAAGAATATGATGGGCTCCGCATTACATATGCTTATGAAATTTATAATGGTCAAAACCAGCTGGCCATCACGGGACAATCGAAGCATGTTTGCGTCAAACAGGAAAACTTTCGTCCGATTTCCATCCGTAAACTGTTCCCTCATTGGCATGAAGCTTACGAGAAGGCGAAGAAGTAG
- the acnA gene encoding aconitate hydratase AcnA: protein MAKNDVFNARSSFELEGKRYHYYRLKALEEAGVTKINRLPYSVKVLLESVLRQFDGRVINKDHVENLANWGSTEVKDAEVPFKPSRVILQDFTGVPAVVDLASLRKAMADIGGDPQKINPEIPVDLVIDHSVQVDKYGTVGALQANMDLEFERNAERYQFLSWAQKAFENYRAVPPATGIVHQVNLEYLANVVHAVETTDGDFETYPDTLVGTDSHTTMINGIGVLGWGVGGIEAEAGMLGQPSYFPIPEVIGVKLTGELPNGATATDLALKVTQVLRQKGVVGKFVEYFGTGVATLPLADRATIANMAPEYGATCGFFPVDSESLDYLRLTGRDEDHIKMVEEYLKKNDMFFTPEKEEPTYTDVVEIDLSVVEPNLSGPKRPQDLIPLSDMKESFNKSITAKEGVQGFGLDASEINKTAKYTTEDGKDVVMPTGAIGIAAITSCTNTSNPYVMLGAGLVAKKAVELGMNVPDYVKTSLAPGSKVVTGYLRDSGLLSYLEDIGFNLVGYGCTTCIGNSGPLRPEIEKAVSDADLLLTSVLSGNRNFEGRIHPLVKANYLASPPLVVAYALAGTVDIDLQKDSLGKDKDGNDVFFRDIWPSQDEVKDAVKSTVTPELFRREYEHVFSENERWNQIKTSNEPLYSFDDQSTYIQNPSFFTGLATTPEDIQGLNGMRVVGKFGDSVTTDHISPAGAIGKDTPAGKYLRANNVEPRDFNSYGSRRGNHEVMMRGTFANIRIRNQIAPGTEGGFTTYWPDNEVMPMYDACMKYQQDGTGLVVLAGKDYGMGSSRDWAAKGTNLLGIKTVIAESYERIHRSNLVMMGVLPLQFKKGDSAESLGLTGRETISVNVTNDVKPRDILTVTAVAEDGTKTEFEVLARFDSDVEVDYYRHGGILQMVLRNKLKA, encoded by the coding sequence ATGGCAAAGAACGATGTATTTAATGCACGATCTTCTTTCGAACTAGAAGGAAAACGTTATCATTACTATCGTTTAAAAGCGCTTGAAGAAGCAGGAGTAACAAAAATTAATCGCTTACCTTACAGTGTAAAGGTATTGCTGGAGTCTGTACTTCGTCAGTTTGACGGACGCGTGATCAACAAAGACCACGTTGAAAATTTAGCAAACTGGGGCTCAACTGAAGTGAAAGATGCGGAAGTTCCATTTAAACCTTCCCGTGTCATCCTTCAAGATTTTACTGGAGTTCCAGCAGTAGTTGACTTAGCGTCTTTACGTAAAGCAATGGCTGATATTGGTGGAGATCCACAAAAGATCAATCCTGAAATTCCAGTTGATCTTGTTATTGACCACTCCGTACAAGTAGATAAGTATGGTACAGTTGGGGCCCTACAAGCAAATATGGATCTTGAGTTCGAACGAAACGCTGAGCGTTATCAGTTCCTTAGCTGGGCTCAAAAGGCATTTGAAAACTATCGTGCAGTACCACCAGCTACGGGTATCGTACACCAAGTTAATTTAGAGTATTTAGCGAATGTCGTTCACGCTGTTGAAACAACAGATGGCGATTTTGAAACATATCCAGATACACTAGTCGGTACTGACTCTCATACCACTATGATCAACGGTATCGGTGTGTTAGGTTGGGGTGTAGGTGGAATCGAAGCAGAAGCAGGTATGCTCGGTCAACCTTCATACTTCCCAATCCCTGAAGTTATCGGGGTAAAACTGACAGGTGAACTTCCTAATGGAGCAACAGCTACAGACTTAGCTCTTAAAGTTACACAAGTATTGCGTCAAAAAGGTGTAGTAGGGAAATTCGTTGAGTACTTCGGAACAGGAGTAGCAACATTACCACTTGCCGACCGTGCAACAATTGCCAATATGGCTCCTGAATACGGTGCTACATGCGGTTTCTTCCCTGTTGATTCAGAGTCTTTAGACTACCTTCGTTTAACTGGACGTGACGAAGACCATATCAAAATGGTTGAGGAATACTTAAAGAAAAATGATATGTTCTTCACTCCTGAAAAAGAAGAACCAACATATACAGATGTAGTAGAAATTGACCTTTCTGTAGTGGAACCTAACCTTTCTGGACCTAAACGTCCACAGGATTTAATTCCGCTTTCTGATATGAAAGAATCTTTCAATAAGTCAATTACAGCTAAAGAAGGCGTTCAAGGCTTCGGTTTAGATGCCTCTGAAATTAATAAAACGGCAAAGTACACAACGGAAGATGGTAAAGATGTGGTTATGCCTACTGGAGCGATAGGTATCGCTGCCATTACATCTTGTACAAATACATCTAACCCATATGTTATGCTAGGCGCTGGTTTAGTAGCGAAAAAAGCTGTAGAGCTTGGAATGAACGTTCCTGATTACGTAAAAACTTCCCTTGCTCCAGGATCAAAAGTTGTAACTGGTTACCTTAGAGATTCAGGCTTACTATCTTACCTTGAAGATATCGGCTTTAACCTTGTAGGGTATGGTTGTACGACTTGTATCGGTAACTCTGGTCCATTACGTCCGGAAATTGAGAAAGCTGTATCAGATGCTGACTTACTTTTAACATCTGTGCTTTCAGGAAATCGAAATTTCGAAGGTCGTATTCATCCATTAGTGAAAGCAAACTATCTTGCTTCACCACCACTAGTTGTTGCTTATGCATTAGCTGGTACAGTGGACATTGATCTTCAAAAAGATTCTCTGGGTAAAGATAAAGATGGAAATGATGTATTCTTCAGAGACATCTGGCCTTCTCAAGACGAAGTCAAAGATGCTGTGAAATCTACTGTTACTCCAGAATTATTCCGCAGGGAATACGAGCATGTTTTCTCTGAAAACGAGCGTTGGAACCAAATCAAAACAAGTAATGAGCCACTTTATAGCTTTGATGATCAATCAACATATATCCAAAATCCATCTTTCTTCACTGGATTAGCAACTACTCCAGAAGATATCCAAGGCTTAAATGGAATGCGTGTTGTAGGTAAATTTGGTGACTCAGTAACAACTGACCACATTTCTCCTGCAGGTGCTATCGGTAAGGATACGCCAGCTGGTAAATACCTGCGTGCTAACAATGTTGAGCCACGTGATTTCAATTCATACGGTTCTCGTCGTGGTAACCATGAAGTGATGATGCGCGGTACTTTTGCAAACATTCGTATTCGTAACCAAATTGCTCCAGGCACAGAAGGTGGTTTCACTACGTACTGGCCAGACAATGAAGTTATGCCTATGTATGACGCGTGTATGAAATATCAACAAGATGGTACCGGATTAGTTGTTCTGGCAGGAAAAGATTACGGTATGGGATCTTCACGTGACTGGGCAGCAAAAGGTACAAACCTTCTTGGTATCAAAACGGTCATTGCAGAAAGCTATGAGCGTATTCACCGTTCGAACCTTGTAATGATGGGAGTACTCCCACTTCAATTCAAAAAGGGTGACAGCGCTGAATCTCTAGGTTTAACAGGTAGAGAAACGATTTCTGTCAATGTGACAAACGATGTTAAACCTCGTGATATCTTAACGGTTACAGCTGTAGCTGAAGATGGAACAAAAACAGAGTTCGAAGTACTGGCTCGATTTGATTCAGATGTAGAAGTAGACTACTACCGCCATGGTGGAATTCTACAAATGGTTCTACGTAATAAATTAAAGGCATAA
- the tlp gene encoding small acid-soluble spore protein Tlp, producing the protein MAWDKPNPDDRSDNVEKLQGMVQHTIENMEKAEESMAFTDSEDQLQSIKAKNERRRESLEAFRNEIKDEAHQTEQ; encoded by the coding sequence ATGGCTTGGGATAAACCGAATCCGGATGATCGTAGTGATAATGTAGAGAAGCTTCAAGGTATGGTTCAGCATACGATTGAGAATATGGAGAAGGCTGAGGAATCGATGGCTTTCACAGACAGTGAAGATCAGCTTCAGTCTATTAAAGCGAAGAATGAGCGTCGCAGAGAAAGCCTTGAAGCTTTCCGTAATGAAATTAAAGACGAAGCTCATCAAACCGAACAATAA
- the selA gene encoding L-seryl-tRNA(Sec) selenium transferase has translation MKQLVRHIPPIHQLQQANQFHTLLNKHHLTIERGTDLLKKVVTRCRSSLLNEQWQGPHPLSDDFVKEVFAQTDILMQESYSLSLRKVINATGTILHTNLGRARLGQVVIDHVKKTAGHYSNLEYDIEGGYRGSRHTHAEKFICELTGAEAAMVVNNNAAAVYLILTALAKHKEVIVSRGELVEIGGSFRISSIMEESGALLSEVGTTNKSHLRDYEEALCDETAMIMKVHQSNFVIKGFTSSVSTEDLVQLSHRHHHILYYEDLGSGALYDFAQLGIGNEPLVKTVIEKGGDLVSFSGDKLLGGPQAGIIAGKKQWIDQLKKHQLARVLRVDKMTLAALEMTLMHYIKGEEQDENPTIASITRKKEEILKQSIHFVEEGNLLKPNFMFEIIEGKSQIGGGTMPDVELDTYLVSVTHDVLSAQELHDNLRKGSPSIITRIQEGVVLFDLRTVSFLEQMDIIHALKNLH, from the coding sequence ATGAAACAACTCGTCAGACACATCCCACCCATCCACCAGCTACAACAAGCCAATCAATTCCATACTCTCCTTAACAAGCATCACCTCACAATAGAAAGAGGGACGGACCTATTAAAAAAGGTGGTTACACGCTGTCGGAGTTCCCTGCTCAATGAACAATGGCAAGGACCTCACCCATTATCAGACGACTTTGTTAAAGAAGTGTTCGCACAAACAGATATCTTGATGCAAGAATCGTATTCCCTTTCTCTTCGCAAGGTCATTAATGCGACCGGAACCATCCTGCATACGAATTTAGGACGAGCCCGATTGGGACAAGTTGTCATTGACCATGTCAAAAAGACAGCTGGTCACTACAGTAATTTAGAATACGACATTGAAGGGGGATACAGAGGGTCGAGGCATACCCATGCTGAAAAGTTCATCTGTGAGTTAACAGGAGCGGAAGCAGCCATGGTCGTGAACAACAATGCAGCGGCTGTTTACCTTATTCTCACTGCCCTTGCAAAACATAAAGAAGTGATTGTTTCCAGAGGGGAGCTCGTGGAGATCGGAGGGTCATTTCGGATTTCTTCCATCATGGAAGAAAGCGGTGCTCTGCTCTCTGAAGTTGGAACGACAAATAAATCCCACTTAAGAGATTATGAAGAAGCACTATGTGATGAAACGGCCATGATCATGAAGGTCCATCAAAGTAATTTTGTGATAAAAGGATTTACATCATCCGTTTCCACCGAGGATCTTGTTCAGTTATCCCATCGACATCACCATATCCTATATTATGAAGATTTAGGGAGTGGGGCTCTTTACGACTTCGCTCAACTAGGTATCGGAAATGAACCTTTGGTAAAGACAGTCATTGAAAAAGGCGGCGACCTTGTTTCTTTTAGTGGAGATAAATTACTAGGCGGGCCCCAGGCCGGAATCATTGCAGGAAAAAAACAATGGATTGATCAGCTTAAAAAGCATCAGCTGGCCCGGGTACTGCGTGTAGACAAAATGACACTGGCAGCTTTAGAGATGACACTTATGCATTACATAAAAGGGGAGGAGCAGGATGAAAATCCGACCATTGCATCCATTACCCGTAAAAAAGAAGAAATTTTAAAGCAATCTATACATTTCGTAGAAGAGGGGAATCTCCTGAAACCGAATTTCATGTTTGAAATAATTGAAGGGAAAAGCCAGATTGGTGGAGGGACGATGCCGGACGTTGAATTAGATACTTACCTCGTTTCAGTTACTCATGACGTACTGTCTGCCCAGGAACTTCATGATAACCTCAGAAAGGGAAGCCCTTCCATCATAACAAGAATTCAAGAAGGGGTCGTTCTCTTTGATCTGCGGACTGTCTCCTTCCTTGAACAAATGGACATTATCCATGCATTAAAGAATCTGCATTAG